The following proteins come from a genomic window of Suricata suricatta isolate VVHF042 chromosome 5, meerkat_22Aug2017_6uvM2_HiC, whole genome shotgun sequence:
- the LOC115292629 gene encoding olfactory receptor 5H2-like, which yields MEKENATLLTEFILTGLTYEPQWQIPLFLVFLVIYLLTVVGNFGLITLIWNDSQLHIPMYFFLGSLAFVDAWLSSTVTPKMLVNFFAKSKMISLPECMVQFFSFVISATTECFLLATMAYDRYVAICKPLLYPVIMSNTVCTRLLVLSFSGGVFHAIIHNALLFRLTFCNSIIVHHFYCDIIPLFKISCTDPSINFLMVFIFSGSIQVFTILTVLVSYTLVLFTILKKKSLQGIRKAFSTCGAHLLSVSLYYGPLLFMYVRPGSAQADDEDMMDSLFYTVIIPVLNPIIYSLRNKKVIDSLKKMLKRSA from the exons atggaaaaagaaaatgcaacacTGCTGACAGAGTTCATTCTCACTGGACTCACATATGAACCACAGTGGCAAATTCCCCTATTCCTGGTGTTCTTAGTTATCTATCTTCTCACCGTTGTGGGGAATTTTGGTTTGATTACTCTGATATGGAATGACTCTCAGCTTCACatccccatgtactttttccttggGAGTCTGGCATTTGTGGATGCTTGGCTATCATCCACAGTGACCCCCAAAATGCTGGTCAACTTCTTTGCCAAGAGTAAGATGATCTCTCTCCCTGAATGCATggtacaatttttttcctttgtaatcagTGCAACCACGGAATGTTTTCTGCTGGCAACAATGGcttatgaccgctatgtggccatatGCAAACCATTACTTTATCCAGTGATTATGTCCAATACAGTATGCACCCGGCtattagttttgtcattttcag gTGGTGTTTTTCATGCCATTATTCATAATGCTTTGTTATTCAGATTGACCTTCTGCAATTCCATCATAGTACATCACTTTTACTGTGACATTATACCATTGTTTAAGATTTCTTGTACTGATCCTTCTATTAATTTTCTGATGGTTTTTATATTCTCTGGGTCAATACAAGTATTCACCATCTTGACTGTTCTTGTCTCTTATACACTAGTTCTCTtcacaatcttaaaaaagaagtctCTACAAGGCATAAGGAAAGCTTTCTCTACTTGTGGAGCCCATCttttatctgtgtctttataCTATGGTCCCCTTCTCTTCATGTATGTGCGCCCAGGATCTGCACAGGCAGATGATGAAGATATGATGGACTCTCTATTTTACACTGTCATAATTCCTGTGTTAAACCCAATTATCTATAGCCTGAGAAATAAGAAAGTCATagattcactgaaaaaaatgctAAAGAGAAGTGCTTAA